One window from the genome of Cervus elaphus chromosome 8, mCerEla1.1, whole genome shotgun sequence encodes:
- the RSRP1 gene encoding arginine/serine-rich protein 1 isoform X1, whose protein sequence is MSSYVNDLWPSSPPKASPSSLRSGPCSRPSSASGSRSPSRSSVSSRSWSRSRSPPGRRSRSRSRSRRRHQRRYRRYSRSYSRSHSRSRSRRYRERHSGSTRRSYRSRSRSRGRLYYRRAYAIARGRRYYGFGRTVYPEERRSWRGRSRSRSRSPTPFRLSEKDRMELLEIAKANAAKALGTANFDLPASLRSVPVSKERNQETAVLNNGEKSELLDKLTEDGIKNASEKSYQQKSIAFSSNNSVAKPMLQKSVKATAEENSSGSPKIDKKKSPYGLWIPV, encoded by the exons ATGTCCAGCTACGTGAACGACCTGTGGCCGAGTTCGCCGCCCAAGGCCTCGCCCTCGTCCTTGCGGTCGGGCCCGTGCAGCCGACCATCGTCGGCCTCCGGGAGCCGCTCTCCGTCCCGTTCCAGCGTCTCGAGCCGGTCGTGGTCCCGGAGCCGCAGCCCGCCCGGGCGGAGGAGCCGCTCCAGGTCTCGCTCCCGAAGGCGCCATCAGAGGAGGTACCGGCGCTACTCGCGCTCCTACTCGCGGAGCCACTCGCGTTCCCGCAGCCGCCGGTACCGGGAGAGGCACTCAGGCTCCACCCGGAGGTCCTACCGGTCTCGCAGCCGCTCCCGCGGCCGCTTGTATTACCGGAGGGCCTACGCCATCGCGCGAGGCCGGCGCTACTACGGCTTCGGCCGCACCGTCTACCCCGAGGAGCGCAGAAGCTGGAGGGGGCGATCCCGGAGCAGGTCGCGGAGCCCAACCCCCTTTCGTTTGAGCGAGAAAG ATCGAATGGAGTTGTTAGAAATAGCCAAAGCCAATGCAGCAAAAGCATTAGGAACAGCCAACTTTGACTTGCCAGCTAGTCTCAGAAGTGTTCCTGTGTCTAAAGAAAGAAACCAGGAAACAGCTGTACTGAATAATGGTGAAAAGTCTGAG CTATTGGACAAGTTAACAGAAGATGGAATAAAAAATGCCAGTGAAAAGTCTTATCAGCAAAAAAGCATCGCTTTTAGCTCTAAC aattctgtAGCAAAGCCTATGCTTCAGAAATCAGTTAAAGCTACTGCTGAAGAGAATTCTTCAGGATCCCCAAAAATAGATAAGAAGAAAAGTCCATATGGACTGTGGATACCTGTCTAA
- the RSRP1 gene encoding arginine/serine-rich protein 1 isoform X2: MSSYVNDLWPSSPPKASPSSLRSGPCSRPSSASGSRSPSRSSVSSRSWSRSRSPPGRRSRSRSRSRRRHQRRYRRYSRSYSRSHSRSRSRRYRERHSGSTRRSYRSRSRSRGRLYYRRAYAIARGRRYYGFGRTVYPEERRSWRGRSRSRSRSPTPFRLSEKDRMELLEIAKANAAKALGTANFDLPASLRSVPVSKERNQETAVLNNGEKSEKS; the protein is encoded by the exons ATGTCCAGCTACGTGAACGACCTGTGGCCGAGTTCGCCGCCCAAGGCCTCGCCCTCGTCCTTGCGGTCGGGCCCGTGCAGCCGACCATCGTCGGCCTCCGGGAGCCGCTCTCCGTCCCGTTCCAGCGTCTCGAGCCGGTCGTGGTCCCGGAGCCGCAGCCCGCCCGGGCGGAGGAGCCGCTCCAGGTCTCGCTCCCGAAGGCGCCATCAGAGGAGGTACCGGCGCTACTCGCGCTCCTACTCGCGGAGCCACTCGCGTTCCCGCAGCCGCCGGTACCGGGAGAGGCACTCAGGCTCCACCCGGAGGTCCTACCGGTCTCGCAGCCGCTCCCGCGGCCGCTTGTATTACCGGAGGGCCTACGCCATCGCGCGAGGCCGGCGCTACTACGGCTTCGGCCGCACCGTCTACCCCGAGGAGCGCAGAAGCTGGAGGGGGCGATCCCGGAGCAGGTCGCGGAGCCCAACCCCCTTTCGTTTGAGCGAGAAAG ATCGAATGGAGTTGTTAGAAATAGCCAAAGCCAATGCAGCAAAAGCATTAGGAACAGCCAACTTTGACTTGCCAGCTAGTCTCAGAAGTGTTCCTGTGTCTAAAGAAAGAAACCAGGAAACAGCTGTACTGAATAATGGTGAAAAGTCTGAG AAATCATGA